The following coding sequences are from one Streptomyces sp. NBC_01294 window:
- a CDS encoding MarR family winged helix-turn-helix transcriptional regulator, whose translation MEYSHDDAELIQQPIGYWSWAAYDAVVTRTRGALAGIGTTQPQWWILAQVAQASEVKTREEVTRILQGYLAVGGEMVAEEIDTAIARGWITQDAEERLGITSEGREFFDKAAALQKELWAERHAGISDEEYLATLKVLQRFIHNTGGRAWHH comes from the coding sequence ATGGAGTACTCGCACGACGACGCCGAACTGATCCAGCAGCCCATCGGCTACTGGAGCTGGGCCGCCTACGACGCGGTCGTGACCCGCACCCGCGGCGCGCTCGCCGGGATCGGCACCACCCAGCCGCAGTGGTGGATCCTGGCCCAGGTGGCCCAGGCCTCGGAGGTGAAGACCCGCGAGGAGGTGACCCGGATCCTGCAGGGTTACCTCGCCGTCGGCGGCGAGATGGTGGCCGAGGAGATCGACACGGCCATCGCCCGGGGCTGGATCACGCAGGACGCCGAGGAGCGCCTCGGGATCACCTCCGAGGGGAGGGAGTTCTTCGACAAGGCCGCGGCCCTGCAGAAGGAGCTGTGGGCGGAGCGGCACGCCGGCATCTCGGACGAGGAGTACCTGGCCACCCTCAAGGTGCTGCAGCGCTTCATCCACAACACGGGCGGCCGGGCCTGGCACCACTAG
- a CDS encoding arginase family protein, whose amino-acid sequence MRTLVLLDAPSNLGLRPPAPGTVPGVYKLAGALREQGLLARLGAREGGVVVPPRYDRGDWKEGDGVFHAAALAAYTVTLADRIERHLRAGEFPVVLGGDCSIQLGAALAMRRLGRYGLAAIDGSADFRHPGNEAVNGPVGAAGGEELALSTGRGQADLSDLEGRSPYLRDEDVRLFGLRNGDPDLAELRAAGIFAATVGAIRDRGAGPVARAALEGLHPPATAGFWVHLDADVLDPGVMPAVDSPDPGGLIPDELAELLAVLVHSPRCVGINVTIYDPDLDPEGRAGALLADLVAGAFA is encoded by the coding sequence ATGCGAACCCTCGTGCTCCTCGATGCCCCGTCCAACCTCGGCCTGCGCCCGCCCGCGCCCGGCACCGTACCCGGCGTCTACAAGCTCGCCGGGGCCCTGCGCGAACAGGGCCTGCTGGCCCGTCTCGGCGCGCGCGAGGGCGGGGTGGTCGTCCCGCCGCGCTACGACCGCGGCGACTGGAAGGAGGGCGACGGCGTGTTCCACGCCGCCGCCCTCGCCGCGTACACCGTCACCCTCGCCGACCGGATCGAACGGCACCTGCGCGCCGGGGAGTTCCCCGTCGTGCTCGGCGGCGACTGCTCGATCCAGCTCGGCGCCGCCCTCGCCATGCGCCGCCTCGGCCGGTACGGACTGGCCGCGATCGACGGCTCGGCCGACTTCCGCCATCCGGGCAACGAGGCCGTCAACGGGCCCGTCGGCGCCGCCGGCGGCGAGGAGCTGGCCCTGTCCACCGGGCGCGGCCAGGCCGATCTCTCCGACCTGGAGGGCCGGTCGCCGTACCTGCGGGACGAGGACGTGCGCCTCTTCGGGCTGCGGAACGGCGACCCGGACCTCGCGGAGCTGCGCGCCGCGGGGATCTTTGCGGCCACCGTCGGGGCGATCCGCGATCGAGGCGCCGGGCCGGTCGCGCGGGCCGCGCTGGAGGGGCTGCACCCGCCGGCCACCGCCGGATTCTGGGTGCACCTCGACGCCGACGTGCTCGACCCGGGCGTCATGCCGGCCGTGGACAGCCCCGACCCCGGCGGCCTGATCCCCGACGAACTCGCCGAACTCCTCGCGGTACTGGTGCACTCGCCGCGCTGCGTCGGGATCAACGTCACGATCTACGACCCGGACCTGGACCCGGAGGGACGCGCGGGCGCGCTCCTCGCCGACCTGGTGGCGGGCGCGTTCGCGTAG
- the rox gene encoding rifampin monooxygenase produces MTDVIIAGGGPTGLMLASELRLHGVQVVVLERLTEPTKESRGRGLHARSVEMMDQRGVLDRFLAVSEKFQVGGFFAGIAKPWPAGVDTAHAYGITIQQPDTERLLTERAVELGTEIRRGCELVGLSQDEDGVTAELADGTRLRARYLVGCDGGRSTVRKLLGVGFPGEPAKVETLLGDMEVTEDPATLAAVTAEIRKTHVRFGTVPMGDGVYRVIVPAEGVSEERGTAPTFEEFKERLRVFANTDFGVHSPRWLSRVGDASRQAERYRVGRVLLAGDAAHIHPPTGGQGLSLGIQDAFNLGWKLAAEVAGWAPEGLLDSYHAERHPEGARVLTSNLAQGVLLGSDAGATALRELFSKLLDFEEVNRYVTEMITAVGVRYDLGEGHDLLGRRLRDLELKQGRLYELMHAGRGLLLDQTGRLSVAGWADRVDHVVDVSEELDAPAVLLRPDGHVAWVGEDQRDLLDHLPKWFGAATAG; encoded by the coding sequence ATGACTGACGTGATCATTGCCGGCGGTGGGCCGACCGGACTGATGCTGGCGAGCGAGCTGCGGCTGCACGGCGTACAGGTGGTCGTGCTGGAGAGGCTGACGGAGCCGACCAAGGAGTCCCGCGGGCGGGGCCTGCACGCGCGCAGCGTCGAGATGATGGACCAGCGCGGGGTGCTGGACCGGTTCCTCGCGGTCAGCGAGAAGTTCCAGGTCGGCGGGTTCTTCGCGGGCATCGCCAAGCCGTGGCCCGCCGGGGTGGACACCGCACACGCGTACGGCATCACCATCCAGCAGCCGGACACCGAGCGCCTGCTGACCGAGCGGGCCGTCGAACTCGGAACCGAGATCCGGCGCGGTTGCGAACTGGTCGGGCTGAGCCAGGACGAGGACGGAGTGACCGCCGAACTGGCCGACGGCACGCGGCTGCGGGCCCGCTACCTGGTGGGCTGCGACGGCGGCCGCAGTACGGTGCGCAAGCTGCTCGGCGTCGGTTTCCCCGGTGAGCCCGCCAAGGTCGAGACGCTGCTGGGCGACATGGAGGTGACCGAGGATCCGGCGACGCTGGCCGCCGTCACGGCCGAGATCCGCAAGACCCACGTGCGGTTCGGCACCGTGCCCATGGGGGACGGGGTGTACCGCGTCATCGTGCCCGCCGAAGGGGTCTCCGAGGAGCGTGGGACGGCGCCGACCTTCGAGGAGTTCAAGGAGCGGCTGCGGGTGTTCGCCAACACCGACTTCGGCGTGCACTCGCCGCGCTGGCTGTCCCGGGTCGGCGACGCCAGCCGGCAGGCCGAGCGCTACCGCGTCGGCCGGGTGCTGCTGGCCGGCGACGCCGCGCACATCCACCCGCCGACCGGCGGCCAGGGGCTCAGCCTCGGCATCCAGGACGCGTTCAACCTGGGCTGGAAGCTGGCCGCCGAGGTGGCCGGCTGGGCGCCGGAGGGGCTGCTGGACAGCTACCACGCCGAACGGCACCCGGAGGGCGCCCGCGTGTTGACCAGCAATCTCGCGCAGGGCGTGCTGCTGGGGTCCGACGCGGGTGCGACCGCGCTGCGGGAACTGTTCTCGAAGCTGCTGGACTTCGAGGAGGTGAACCGGTACGTCACCGAGATGATCACTGCGGTCGGGGTGCGCTACGACCTCGGCGAGGGCCACGACCTGCTCGGCCGGCGGCTGCGTGACCTGGAGCTGAAGCAGGGGCGCCTGTACGAGCTGATGCACGCAGGCCGCGGGCTGCTGCTCGACCAGACCGGCCGGCTCTCGGTTGCGGGCTGGGCGGACCGGGTCGACCACGTCGTCGACGTCAGCGAGGAACTGGACGCTCCCGCCGTGCTGCTGCGCCCGGACGGCCACGTGGCATGGGTCGGCGAGGACCAGCGGGACCTGCTCGACCACCTCCCGAAGTGGTTCGGAGCCGCCACCGCCGGCTGA
- a CDS encoding DUF5107 domain-containing protein, whose product MATTVRRAVLTLPAAPLGPESPLPALRAPDGVHVLDARSRDGLPRDMARQIGYEPLRSLLPVRIRDGYRRERAEREFEAVVIENEHLRVTVLPELGGRVHSLVHLPTGRELLYRNPVFQPANFALNGAWFSGGIEWNIGATGHTALSCAPLHAALVPAPDGGVMVRLWEWERLRDLPFQVDLWLPEDSEFLYVGVRVRNPHERPAPVYWWSNIAVPEDAGTRVLAPADEAWHFGYERSLRRVPVPRWEGADRTYPLGSAYPADFFYEVQGAARPWIAALDAAGQGLVQTSTALLRGRKLFVWGAGGGGRRWQEWLTEPGTGGYAEIQAGLARTQLEHVRLEGGGEFGWLEAYGPLSAEPARVHGDDWTAARGAAESALDAVLPRERVDAAYEAWRGCADTEPGERLATGSGWGALEVLCGGLRLPGTPFEESMLGPEQEPWLELWRTGVFPAPRRALPPGPSLVAAHWRDMLETAPADPLTEYHLGVAQWHAGDVAQAVRSWERGLAPVPSRWPLLRCLAMADALAGDPGRAADGYAAAFEHLAAESRGEEPWTAAESALGQEAMTALLAAGRLAQARAVWDRLRPALREEGRFRLLAARLLAAEGHVAAARRVFEDGFELADLREGEETLSEVWSTLTDRPLPPTYDFRMRPPG is encoded by the coding sequence ATGGCCACCACCGTCCGACGCGCCGTACTGACCCTCCCCGCAGCCCCGTTGGGCCCCGAGAGCCCGCTGCCCGCCCTGCGCGCGCCCGACGGCGTGCACGTCCTGGACGCGCGCTCGCGCGACGGGCTGCCCCGCGACATGGCCCGGCAGATCGGGTACGAGCCGTTGCGCTCGCTGCTGCCCGTACGGATCCGCGACGGGTACCGACGGGAGCGCGCGGAGCGGGAGTTCGAGGCGGTCGTCATCGAGAACGAGCACCTGCGGGTCACCGTGCTCCCGGAACTCGGCGGGCGCGTCCACTCGCTCGTACACCTGCCGACCGGACGCGAACTCCTGTACCGCAACCCGGTGTTCCAGCCCGCCAACTTCGCGCTGAACGGGGCCTGGTTCTCCGGCGGCATCGAGTGGAACATCGGCGCGACCGGGCACACCGCCCTGTCCTGCGCCCCGCTGCACGCCGCGCTCGTCCCGGCCCCCGACGGGGGCGTGATGGTCCGGCTGTGGGAGTGGGAGCGGCTGCGCGACCTGCCCTTCCAGGTGGACCTGTGGCTGCCGGAGGACTCCGAGTTCCTCTACGTCGGCGTCCGCGTGCGCAATCCGCACGAGCGGCCGGCGCCCGTCTACTGGTGGTCCAACATCGCCGTCCCGGAGGACGCGGGCACCCGCGTGCTCGCCCCCGCCGACGAGGCCTGGCACTTCGGGTACGAGCGCTCGCTGCGCCGCGTCCCGGTGCCGCGGTGGGAGGGCGCGGACCGCACCTACCCGCTGGGCAGCGCGTATCCGGCCGACTTCTTCTACGAGGTCCAGGGCGCGGCCCGGCCCTGGATCGCCGCCCTGGACGCCGCCGGGCAGGGGCTCGTACAGACCTCCACCGCCCTGCTGCGCGGGCGCAAGCTGTTCGTGTGGGGCGCGGGCGGCGGCGGCCGGCGCTGGCAGGAGTGGCTGACCGAGCCGGGCACCGGAGGCTACGCGGAGATCCAGGCCGGGCTGGCCCGGACCCAGCTGGAGCACGTACGGCTGGAGGGCGGCGGGGAGTTCGGCTGGCTGGAGGCGTACGGACCGCTGTCGGCGGAGCCCGCGCGGGTGCACGGAGACGACTGGACCGCGGCCCGCGGCGCGGCCGAGAGCGCGCTGGACGCCGTACTCCCGCGGGAGCGGGTGGACGCGGCGTACGAGGCGTGGCGCGGCTGCGCCGACACCGAACCGGGGGAGCGGCTGGCGACGGGCTCGGGCTGGGGCGCCCTGGAGGTGCTGTGCGGGGGCCTCAGGCTGCCGGGCACGCCCTTCGAGGAGTCCATGCTCGGCCCGGAGCAGGAGCCGTGGCTGGAGCTGTGGCGCACGGGCGTCTTCCCCGCTCCGCGCCGGGCGCTCCCGCCGGGGCCGAGCCTGGTCGCCGCGCACTGGCGGGACATGCTGGAGACGGCTCCGGCCGATCCGCTGACCGAGTACCACCTGGGCGTGGCCCAGTGGCACGCCGGGGACGTGGCCCAGGCGGTACGGAGCTGGGAGCGCGGGCTGGCGCCGGTCCCCTCCCGGTGGCCCCTGCTGCGCTGCCTGGCGATGGCGGACGCGCTGGCCGGCGATCCGGGGCGGGCGGCCGACGGGTACGCGGCGGCCTTCGAGCACCTGGCCGCGGAGAGCCGGGGCGAGGAGCCGTGGACGGCGGCGGAGTCCGCGCTCGGCCAGGAGGCGATGACGGCCCTCCTCGCCGCCGGGCGCCTGGCGCAGGCCCGCGCCGTCTGGGACCGGCTGCGGCCCGCCCTGCGCGAGGAGGGCCGCTTCCGGCTCCTCGCCGCGCGGCTGCTCGCGGCGGAGGGCCATGTGGCGGCGGCCCGCCGGGTCTTCGAGGACGGCTTCGAACTCGCGGACCTCCGGGAGGGCGAGGAGACCCTCTCCGAGGTCTGGTCCACCCTCACCGACCGCCCCCTGCCCCCGACCTACGACTTCCGCATGCGCCCACCGGGCTAG
- a CDS encoding MBL fold metallo-hydrolase, with protein MRDRTDATASAHASASPAPVRPAPRPAPAPAPAPAPAPGRTPTPAQPPTPEPECPSAPRPLGAHRRRPGSFADRLTAPLPGVRAFARLAREGAFRPGPEGLRGIPDLPYEPDPLPAAPPGTVCVTWAGHAGWVLRTGGLTVLTDPVWSRRILGTPTRMTPVGVRWEDLPPVDAVVISHNHYDHLDAPTVKRLPRHTALFVPAGLAGWFRRRGFTRVTDLDWWESAELDGVRFEFVPAHHWSKRSLIDTCRSLWGGWILTDTLSPAPRKVYFAGDTGYGHWFGEIGRRHPGIDLALLPVGAYAPRWWLGDVHADPEEAVRACLDLGARRMAPMHWATFVLSAEPVMEPLHRTRSAWSRAGLPRDDLWDLPIGASRTLPDP; from the coding sequence ATGAGGGACCGGACGGACGCCACCGCCTCGGCCCACGCCTCCGCGTCACCAGCGCCGGTACGGCCCGCGCCCCGTCCGGCACCGGCACCGGCACCGGCACCGGCACCGGCACCGGGACGGACGCCGACACCGGCGCAGCCCCCGACGCCGGAGCCCGAGTGTCCCTCCGCCCCGCGCCCGCTCGGTGCGCACCGCCGCCGGCCCGGCTCCTTCGCCGACCGGCTGACCGCCCCGCTCCCCGGCGTCCGCGCCTTCGCCCGGCTCGCCCGCGAGGGCGCCTTCCGGCCCGGACCCGAAGGGCTGCGCGGCATCCCCGACCTGCCGTACGAGCCGGATCCGCTGCCTGCCGCGCCCCCCGGCACGGTCTGCGTCACCTGGGCCGGGCACGCCGGCTGGGTGCTGCGCACCGGCGGGCTGACCGTGCTGACCGACCCCGTCTGGTCCCGGCGGATCCTTGGTACGCCGACCCGGATGACTCCCGTCGGGGTCCGCTGGGAGGATCTGCCGCCAGTGGACGCGGTGGTGATCAGCCACAACCACTACGACCACCTCGACGCCCCCACCGTCAAGCGGTTGCCCCGGCACACGGCCCTGTTCGTCCCCGCCGGGCTCGCCGGCTGGTTCCGCCGCCGCGGCTTCACCAGGGTCACCGATCTCGACTGGTGGGAATCGGCCGAACTGGACGGCGTACGCTTCGAGTTCGTCCCCGCCCACCACTGGTCGAAGCGGTCCCTGATCGACACCTGCCGGTCCCTGTGGGGCGGCTGGATCCTCACCGACACCCTCAGCCCGGCCCCGAGGAAGGTCTACTTCGCGGGTGACACCGGCTACGGCCACTGGTTCGGCGAGATCGGCCGCCGGCACCCCGGCATCGACCTCGCCCTCCTGCCGGTCGGCGCCTACGCCCCCCGCTGGTGGCTCGGCGACGTCCACGCCGACCCGGAGGAAGCCGTCCGGGCCTGCCTCGACCTCGGTGCCCGCCGGATGGCCCCCATGCACTGGGCCACCTTCGTCCTCTCCGCCGAACCGGTCATGGAACCCCTGCACCGCACCCGGTCCGCATGGTCCCGCGCGGGCCTGCCCCGCGACGACCTGTGGGACCTCCCGATCGGCGCCTCCCGCACCCTGCCCGACCCGTAG
- a CDS encoding methyltransferase domain-containing protein, with amino-acid sequence MNAAKETAVYTHGHHESVLRSHRWRTAENSAAYLIGELRPGMSVLDVGCGPGTITADLAELVAPGGRVTAVDAAEDVLAQARAHAEERGLGALVSFGTADVHALDFPDDSFDVVHAHQVLQHVGDPVQALREMRRVCRPGGIVAARDADYAAMTWYPAAPGLDDWLSLYRRVARANGGEPDAGRRLRGWAREAGFTDVTSSATAWCFATPEETGWWSALWAERTTASAYAANAIGGGHASGSDLAAVAEAWRAWGAEPDAWFSVLNGEILCRA; translated from the coding sequence ATGAACGCCGCCAAGGAGACCGCCGTCTACACGCACGGCCACCACGAGTCGGTCCTGCGCTCGCACCGCTGGCGCACCGCCGAGAACTCCGCCGCGTACCTGATCGGCGAGCTGCGCCCGGGGATGTCGGTGCTGGACGTCGGCTGCGGCCCGGGCACGATCACCGCGGACCTGGCGGAGCTGGTCGCGCCGGGCGGCCGGGTCACCGCCGTCGACGCCGCCGAGGACGTCCTCGCGCAGGCCCGCGCCCACGCGGAGGAACGCGGCCTGGGCGCCCTCGTGTCCTTCGGCACGGCGGACGTCCACGCGCTGGACTTCCCGGACGACTCCTTCGACGTGGTCCACGCCCACCAGGTGCTGCAGCACGTCGGCGACCCGGTGCAGGCGCTGCGCGAGATGCGCAGGGTGTGCCGGCCGGGTGGGATCGTGGCCGCGCGCGACGCCGACTACGCGGCGATGACCTGGTACCCGGCCGCGCCGGGCCTGGACGACTGGCTGAGCCTGTACCGGCGGGTCGCCCGCGCGAACGGCGGCGAGCCGGATGCGGGGCGGCGGCTGCGGGGGTGGGCGCGGGAGGCCGGGTTCACGGACGTGACCTCATCGGCCACGGCCTGGTGTTTCGCCACGCCGGAGGAGACCGGTTGGTGGTCGGCCCTGTGGGCGGAGCGGACGACGGCCTCCGCGTACGCGGCCAATGCCATCGGCGGGGGGCATGCGAGCGGCTCGGACCTGGCGGCCGTTGCGGAGGCCTGGCGGGCGTGGGGGGCGGAGCCCGACGCGTGGTTCTCGGTGCTGAACGGCGAGATCCTCTGCCGGGCCTGA
- a CDS encoding RidA family protein, whose product MSVTLVNPEGLPKPDVYRQLSIATGSKLVFLAGQVARDADGRPVGEGDLAAQVEQCYRNINTALTEIGGSFDDVAKLTVYVVDWSPEKMPLLGEGVGRAAAALGIDPVKPITLLGVAALGEPDLLVEVEATAVIE is encoded by the coding sequence ATGTCCGTCACGCTGGTCAATCCCGAGGGATTGCCGAAGCCCGATGTCTACCGGCAGTTGTCGATCGCCACGGGATCGAAGCTGGTGTTCCTCGCGGGGCAGGTCGCCCGCGACGCAGATGGCCGGCCGGTCGGTGAAGGGGATCTCGCCGCACAGGTCGAACAGTGCTACCGCAACATCAACACGGCGCTGACCGAGATCGGCGGCTCCTTCGACGACGTGGCGAAGCTGACCGTCTACGTCGTCGACTGGAGCCCCGAGAAGATGCCGCTGCTGGGCGAGGGGGTGGGCCGGGCGGCGGCCGCGCTGGGGATCGACCCGGTCAAGCCGATCACCCTGCTGGGCGTTGCGGCGCTGGGGGAGCCGGACCTCCTCGTGGAGGTCGAGGCCACCGCGGTCATCGAGTAG
- a CDS encoding GNAT family N-acetyltransferase → MTFPTYLREGARVGLRPFRLADGPEFTTRAHESLDLHRPWLFPPTTVEEYEPYATRLTEGAGRAGFLVCELGTGALAGFVNVNNIVGGAFQCGALGYGAFAHAAGRGLLREALGLVLAHAFAPAGEGLGLHRLEANIQPGNTASIALVRGAGFRLEGFSPDFLHIDGAWRDHERWAVTAEMPTPEGAHRTG, encoded by the coding sequence ATGACCTTTCCCACGTACCTGCGGGAGGGCGCGCGGGTGGGCCTGCGCCCCTTCCGGCTCGCCGACGGGCCCGAGTTCACCACGCGCGCGCACGAGAGCCTCGACCTCCACCGCCCCTGGCTGTTCCCGCCCACCACCGTCGAGGAGTACGAGCCCTACGCGACCCGGCTCACCGAGGGCGCCGGCCGCGCCGGGTTCCTCGTGTGCGAGCTGGGGACCGGGGCCCTGGCCGGCTTCGTCAACGTCAACAACATCGTCGGCGGCGCCTTCCAGTGCGGGGCCCTCGGCTACGGGGCCTTCGCGCACGCCGCCGGGCGCGGGCTGCTGCGCGAAGCCCTCGGCCTGGTGCTCGCGCACGCCTTCGCCCCCGCCGGGGAGGGCCTCGGCCTGCACCGCCTGGAAGCCAACATCCAGCCCGGCAACACCGCCTCGATCGCGCTGGTCCGCGGCGCCGGCTTCCGGCTGGAGGGCTTCTCCCCGGACTTCCTCCACATCGACGGCGCCTGGCGCGACCACGAGCGCTGGGCCGTCACCGCCGAAATGCCGACCCCCGAGGGGGCGCATCGCACAGGATGA
- a CDS encoding aminotransferase class I/II-fold pyridoxal phosphate-dependent enzyme produces MQRTATEGRGPVRYGPPAPQPGLPVLPELLAVLAAAAGRSAPEPPGGGASLREAACRHWGRRGLATSPENVAAGPGAPALLLALLGAYGGDVMLPRPCPAWWTPQVRLLGRRAYHVPTPAECGGVPDPYALLETVRRVRAEGGDPRVLLLSVADDPTATVPPPEMVHEACEAAESAGLFVVSDESWRDTVHRPRDTLVLSPAEMLPDRAAVLVDLSGALLPAGWPAAVVRFPGTPRGTWLCARTLDVLTATGAMVAGPVAGAAAHALDEPEAVAGRASAAAALHGMVAAAAHRRLLESGVLARPPQAGRHLYADLTPLRAGLARHGVADAMELEGWLGGRLGAATPGGQRFADELGALRVRLSTGPLLGATPQERLAALTARDPLALPHVQNSLDLLGSVLAGLA; encoded by the coding sequence ATGCAGCGCACGGCGACGGAGGGCCGCGGCCCGGTCCGGTACGGCCCGCCCGCGCCCCAGCCGGGCCTGCCCGTGCTGCCCGAGCTGCTCGCCGTCCTCGCCGCGGCCGCCGGGCGCTCCGCCCCCGAACCCCCGGGCGGCGGGGCGTCCCTGCGCGAGGCCGCCTGCCGGCACTGGGGGCGGCGCGGGCTCGCCACCTCGCCGGAGAACGTGGCCGCCGGACCCGGAGCCCCCGCCCTGCTCCTGGCCCTGCTCGGGGCGTACGGGGGCGACGTGATGCTGCCCCGGCCCTGTCCCGCCTGGTGGACTCCGCAGGTCCGGCTGCTGGGCCGGCGTGCCTATCACGTACCGACCCCGGCCGAGTGCGGCGGCGTACCGGACCCCTACGCGCTGCTGGAGACCGTACGGCGGGTGCGCGCCGAGGGCGGCGACCCGCGGGTGCTGCTGCTGTCGGTCGCCGACGACCCCACCGCGACCGTGCCGCCGCCCGAGATGGTGCACGAGGCCTGCGAGGCCGCCGAATCCGCCGGACTGTTCGTCGTCAGCGACGAGAGCTGGCGCGACACCGTCCACCGCCCGCGCGACACCCTGGTGCTGAGCCCCGCCGAGATGCTCCCGGACCGGGCCGCCGTCCTGGTCGACCTGTCGGGCGCGCTGCTGCCCGCCGGCTGGCCCGCCGCCGTGGTCCGCTTCCCCGGCACCCCGCGCGGGACCTGGCTGTGCGCCCGCACCCTCGACGTCCTCACCGCCACCGGTGCGATGGTCGCCGGACCCGTCGCGGGCGCCGCCGCGCACGCCCTCGACGAACCCGAAGCCGTCGCCGGACGCGCCTCCGCGGCCGCCGCCCTGCACGGCATGGTGGCCGCCGCCGCGCACCGGCGACTGCTCGAATCCGGGGTGCTGGCCCGGCCCCCGCAGGCCGGCCGGCACCTGTACGCCGACCTCACTCCACTGCGCGCCGGACTCGCGCGGCACGGGGTCGCGGACGCCATGGAACTGGAGGGCTGGCTGGGCGGCCGGCTCGGCGCGGCCACGCCCGGCGGACAGCGGTTCGCGGACGAACTGGGCGCGCTGCGGGTGAGGCTGTCCACCGGGCCGCTGCTGGGCGCCACCCCGCAGGAGCGGCTGGCGGCCCTCACCGCCCGTGATCCGCTGGCGCTCCCGCACGTACAGAACTCCCTGGACCTCCTCGGCTCCGTCCTGGCGGGCCTGGCCTGA
- a CDS encoding TetR/AcrR family transcriptional regulator, translating to MTLRSLVAGTGVSTMAVYTYFGGMDGLWKALRQEGFTRLAAKLAAVSTSADPVRDLAALGAAYVSNALENPDLYRVMFDAGFELEDADAADRSLHCLVGAVERAKAAGRFRDDVDPLELATQSWAIGHGLASLVATGPLPREALSHNVPLMTALFVAAGDEPGRCRRSVELGWGTDGRQDTA from the coding sequence GTGACGCTCCGCTCGCTGGTCGCCGGCACCGGCGTATCGACGATGGCCGTCTACACCTACTTCGGCGGCATGGACGGCCTCTGGAAGGCATTGCGGCAGGAGGGCTTCACGCGCCTGGCCGCCAAACTCGCGGCCGTGTCGACGTCCGCGGATCCGGTGCGCGACCTCGCCGCCCTGGGAGCCGCCTATGTGTCCAACGCCCTGGAGAACCCCGATCTCTACCGCGTCATGTTCGACGCGGGCTTCGAACTCGAGGACGCCGACGCGGCGGACCGGTCCCTGCACTGCCTGGTCGGCGCCGTCGAGCGCGCCAAGGCGGCCGGCCGCTTCCGCGACGACGTCGACCCGCTGGAACTCGCGACGCAGAGCTGGGCCATCGGCCACGGACTCGCTTCGCTCGTCGCCACGGGCCCCCTGCCGCGCGAAGCGCTCTCCCACAACGTCCCTCTGATGACCGCCCTGTTCGTCGCCGCGGGAGACGAACCCGGCCGGTGCCGCCGGTCGGTCGAGCTCGGCTGGGGGACGGACGGGCGTCAGGACACCGCCTAG
- a CDS encoding TIGR03086 family metal-binding protein, which produces MPETLLERHAEALRLFGERVRAVKGDQWDAPTPCRDWNVRELVNHVAGEQLWIPPLVTDGRTVEDVGDAFSGDVLGDDPVAAWDRASAAAHAAFAAPGALDRTVRLSYGPALGSAYCSQLTADCVVHTWDLVRGIGADDRLPDGLVEFSIKEVMPYADELAASGAYDPPLEVPAGANAQTRLLALVGRKG; this is translated from the coding sequence ATGCCGGAGACGCTGCTCGAACGGCACGCCGAGGCGCTGCGGCTCTTCGGCGAGCGGGTGCGCGCCGTCAAGGGCGATCAGTGGGACGCACCCACCCCGTGCAGGGACTGGAACGTGCGGGAGCTGGTCAACCACGTCGCCGGGGAACAGCTCTGGATCCCGCCGCTGGTCACCGACGGGCGCACGGTCGAGGACGTCGGCGACGCGTTCTCCGGCGACGTGCTGGGTGACGACCCGGTCGCGGCCTGGGACAGGGCCTCGGCCGCCGCGCACGCCGCCTTCGCCGCGCCCGGCGCGCTGGACCGGACCGTGCGGCTCTCGTACGGGCCCGCGCTCGGGTCGGCGTACTGCTCGCAGCTGACCGCCGACTGCGTCGTGCACACCTGGGACCTCGTCCGGGGCATCGGAGCCGACGACCGGCTGCCCGACGGCCTCGTCGAGTTCTCCATCAAGGAGGTCATGCCGTACGCCGACGAGCTCGCGGCCAGTGGTGCGTACGACCCGCCGCTGGAGGTCCCGGCGGGCGCGAACGCGCAGACCAGGCTCCTCGCGCTGGTGGGGCGGAAGGGCTGA